From the Anaerobaca lacustris genome, one window contains:
- a CDS encoding UDP-N-acetylmuramoyl-tripeptide--D-alanyl-D-alanine ligase yields the protein MKELSIEALGHILNAEIAHGNSGHLSVTGISTDSRTVKAGDCFFAIAGERFDGHDHVVDAFGRGAACAVVGRDVRAAGPVLKVEDTIVALGDLAREHRRAGGYKVVAITGSVGKTTTRQIVHHVLSGHFKAHQAQKNFNNTIGLPLTLLDAEPDDEVIVAELGANQLGEIAYLTRIAQPDVAVVTNVHPAHLAGFGDIEAIVREKTSIAQGLAEDGVFVVNGDIDILTAACRRLGRPFRTVGKSSEVDYRAEDVVYHGLRSRFRIRGTPVELPLPGPGNVDNALAAWVVCETLGLTIEQFACRIRTLPGVAMRAEPLQIGTLTVLNDCYNANPASMKNALAILAGLRPKAEGGAKRRTVFVCGHMAELGAQSEALHAELGRNIAHAGVDLLIGVGEAAKTTVAAAREASKHDLQTVCFDDTAALCDNLGRLVREYDILLVKGSRAARLESVVQELMKDYG from the coding sequence ATGAAAGAGCTCTCGATCGAAGCCCTGGGCCATATCCTGAACGCGGAAATTGCGCACGGGAACTCGGGTCATCTATCCGTCACGGGAATCAGCACGGACTCGCGGACGGTGAAGGCGGGGGATTGCTTTTTTGCGATTGCGGGTGAGCGATTCGACGGGCACGACCACGTGGTCGATGCGTTCGGCAGGGGTGCGGCCTGCGCCGTGGTCGGTCGCGATGTGCGGGCCGCCGGGCCTGTGCTGAAGGTCGAGGACACGATCGTCGCCCTGGGCGATCTGGCGCGAGAGCATCGCAGGGCCGGCGGCTACAAGGTGGTCGCCATCACCGGCTCGGTCGGCAAGACCACCACCCGGCAAATCGTCCACCACGTCCTGAGCGGACACTTCAAGGCACACCAGGCGCAGAAGAACTTCAACAACACGATCGGTCTGCCGCTGACGCTGCTGGACGCGGAGCCCGACGACGAAGTCATCGTCGCCGAGCTGGGCGCCAACCAGTTGGGCGAGATCGCGTATCTGACGCGGATCGCCCAGCCGGACGTGGCGGTTGTGACCAACGTCCACCCCGCGCACTTGGCCGGCTTCGGCGACATCGAAGCTATCGTCCGAGAAAAGACGTCGATTGCCCAGGGTCTCGCGGAGGACGGTGTCTTCGTCGTCAATGGGGATATCGACATCCTGACGGCTGCCTGTCGCCGTCTCGGCAGGCCGTTTCGCACCGTTGGCAAATCGTCAGAAGTCGATTACCGCGCCGAGGACGTTGTCTATCACGGGCTGAGAAGCCGTTTCCGTATCCGTGGTACGCCGGTCGAACTGCCATTGCCGGGGCCGGGCAATGTGGACAACGCCCTGGCGGCCTGGGTGGTGTGCGAGACGCTTGGCCTGACCATCGAGCAGTTCGCATGCAGAATCCGGACGCTGCCCGGCGTGGCGATGCGCGCCGAGCCGTTGCAGATCGGCACGCTGACCGTGCTGAACGACTGCTACAACGCCAATCCCGCCTCGATGAAGAACGCTTTGGCGATCCTTGCCGGGTTGCGACCGAAGGCGGAGGGGGGGGCGAAACGCCGCACGGTCTTCGTCTGTGGCCACATGGCCGAACTTGGAGCACAGAGCGAAGCGTTGCACGCCGAACTCGGACGTAACATCGCGCACGCAGGCGTGGACTTGCTGATTGGCGTCGGCGAGGCGGCGAAGACCACCGTTGCCGCCGCCCGCGAGGCATCGAAACATGATCTGCAGACAGTTTGTTTTGACGACACGGCCGCTCTCTGTGATAATCTGGGGAGGCTCGTAAGGGAATACGACATACTACTGGTCAAGGGCTCACGTGCGGCCCGGCTGGAGAGCGTGGTCCAGGAATTGATGAAGGATTATGGATGA
- the mraY gene encoding phospho-N-acetylmuramoyl-pentapeptide-transferase encodes MIYHLLRYFSNFLSETLHFYAYQYVMFRAVMAILTSLAIALVIGPRIIRWLMRKKIGDRPEFHHAALNELTKEKANTPTMGGLIILCSASLSTLMWAELGNPFVQKALFVLLWFGILGGIDDWLKLTATARQRGRDGLHAWEKLIFQIAGAVLIASFLYFDFENIPDAKLLWVPFYKKGLMLANWTFIFIAIFYISATSNAVNLADGMDGLAAGCVAIMSLVLAFLCYVASETMARTTPVTWASYLLLPHIPAAGELSIFFAAILGAVLGFLWFNCYPAQTFMGDVGSLPLGAAMGYGALVTRNELLLLVIGGVFVIELMSVVLQVGYFKYTRGKRLFRCAPLHHHFHLAGWSEPQVVVRFWLMAAAFAALALATLKLR; translated from the coding sequence ATGATCTACCATCTGCTTCGTTATTTCAGCAATTTCCTGAGCGAGACGCTGCATTTCTATGCGTATCAGTACGTCATGTTCCGCGCGGTCATGGCGATCCTGACGTCCCTGGCGATCGCGTTGGTGATCGGCCCGCGGATCATCCGCTGGCTGATGCGCAAGAAGATCGGCGATCGACCCGAGTTCCATCACGCCGCCTTGAACGAGCTGACCAAAGAGAAGGCCAATACCCCCACGATGGGCGGGCTGATCATTCTCTGCTCGGCATCCCTGTCCACGCTGATGTGGGCCGAGCTTGGCAACCCGTTCGTTCAAAAAGCGCTGTTCGTCCTGCTCTGGTTCGGCATCCTCGGCGGGATCGACGATTGGCTCAAGCTGACGGCCACGGCTCGCCAGCGCGGTCGCGACGGTCTCCACGCCTGGGAGAAGCTGATCTTCCAGATCGCCGGCGCGGTGCTGATCGCCTCGTTTCTGTACTTCGACTTCGAGAACATCCCCGACGCCAAGCTGCTGTGGGTGCCCTTCTACAAGAAGGGCCTGATGCTGGCCAACTGGACGTTCATTTTCATCGCCATCTTCTACATCTCGGCCACGAGCAACGCGGTGAATCTCGCCGACGGCATGGATGGGCTGGCCGCCGGCTGCGTGGCGATCATGAGCCTCGTGCTGGCCTTCCTCTGCTACGTCGCGTCGGAGACGATGGCGCGGACCACGCCCGTGACGTGGGCGAGCTACCTGCTGCTGCCCCACATCCCGGCCGCAGGCGAACTGAGCATCTTCTTCGCGGCGATTCTGGGAGCGGTATTGGGCTTTCTGTGGTTCAACTGCTATCCGGCGCAGACCTTCATGGGCGACGTCGGCTCGCTGCCCCTTGGCGCGGCGATGGGCTACGGCGCCCTGGTGACGCGCAACGAGTTGCTGCTGCTGGTCATCGGGGGGGTGTTCGTCATCGAGCTGATGAGCGTGGTGCTCCAGGTGGGCTACTTCAAATACACGCGGGGCAAGCGTCTGTTCCGCTGCGCGCCGCTGCATCACCACTTCCACCTGGCCGGCTGGAGCGAGCCGCAGGTGGTCGTCCGCTTCTGGCTGATGGCCGCCGCCTTCGCCGCCCTGGCCTTGGCCACCCTGAAGCTCCGCTGA